The genomic segment AATCCTATGAACGGCTTTTTCGCCAGGCCCGCCCGGCTCGCCCGCGGCGCGATCAGCAGGTACAGCAGCACGTTCATCGCCGCCTCGATGTTCAGCAGGACCGACTGGTACACCGCCGCCCCGCGCGCCGCCTCCGCTGCGAGGATCGGCACACAGAACAAAATGATGAACGGCTTGGCCATCCCCTCGGCCCATCGTGCGAAGATGTCCGAGATCAGCAGCCGCCGCAGGTCCGGATTGAACTGCCGCAACACCTCGCGCGGCCGGGCCAGCGCCAACTGCTCATCGCGCGACGCAACCCCCATCGAGCGGAACTGAATCACCAGCGCCGCAAGCACCAGCGCCGCAGCCGCCGCCACGTTCGCCCGAACGCCGCCGGTCACGCTCCCTAATTGCCAGAGAAACAGCCCACCCACCCCGTAGGCCACCATGCGCGACACGCGTCGAAAAATCGACTGGAGCGTGAACGCCATTGTCCGCCGGTCCGATGGCAGCGCGTCTCCCACGACCGTCACGATCGCCGGTCCCGCCAGCGAGTCCCACACGAACACAAACGGAATCGCCAGGAACACCGCCGTCCGAGACTGCCAGATGAACAAGATCGCCAGGCCGACCAGCGGCAACAGGTTGAACGCCAGCAAGGCTCGTCGCGTGTTGAACCGCGCCGCGATCGCGCCGCCCGCGTAGTAATTCAATGCCTCCAGCCCGTCACGGTAAAACCCGTACAGCCCGATCAGCACGATCAGCCATGGATCGCCGCCCAGCGCCGCCCGCTGGAGCGATTTGAGGTACTGCGGAACCAGCGGCGACCACAGCTCCGTGCTCGCCGTCACCAGCAGGATCGCGCCGAGCAGCGCCAGCGTCGATGCGTTCAGGCCCAGCCAGTCGCGCCATCGCCCGCCGGAATTCTCCGCCGAGGATGCCATCAGTATGACACTCCGATCCCCGATGCGATCGCTGGCGCGGGTACATCGGTCTCGGTCGTCAGCGATACGCCGTACAACGCGCGAACCGTCTCACGCAGAAACGCAACGAATTCCTCCTGCGTGTGCGGCGTGCCGTCGGGCCGCCGGCCCCACGGCGCCGCCCGCGCCTCGTCTGCGTCGTACCGCGCGGGCGAAACGCCGCGCCGTCGAGTGGGGGCTTCACCTTCGCCATGGCGGCCTCCGCAGTGCGCGCATCGAGCCTCCGCGATGCGCCTGCCGCGATCCGCTGTCCTGCTTTTTCGCGCCGATTTTTTTCTCGTTGCCATCAGACCCTGCCTCCCCCGGCGCCGATCGGCGGGCGCCCATCGCCGATCAACGATAGGGTCACCGTCGCGGGAATCAAGTCAGTGGTGTTCGTGCGAATCGTCCCGCGCACGGTAGCCCCGACCGGGTCGCAGGTTAGGTCGTCAACAGTCGCTTGCAAAAATTCGTCGCGTCGAGGAATCACGGCGCGGTTGCGCTCGGTTGCAGCATGCGCCGATACGCTTCCCCGAACGGCCCGCCGCCCGCGAGCCGCTGCTTGACCAGCTCGCTCGCCTTCTGCGATTGGCCGGTCTGGAGGTACGCAAAGACCAGTGCCTGATCCAGCGCCAGAAGATCGGTCCCGCTCAACGCCGGCATCGCCGCCTCAAGATGCGGAATCGCCTTTGCCTGCTCGGCGCGAAGCTGATACAACCGGCCGATCCAGCGATGAATCTGCAAGTCGGCCAGCGGCGCGAAACGGGCCAGCGCCTGCCCCCGCTCGATGGCCGCCAGCGCGGTCGCCCGATCGGCGTCGTCCAGTTGCGCTTTCAATCGCTCCCGCGCGGCCAGCATGAAATAGACATATTCCACATTCAGCGACGAGTACGGCGGCACGCTCCGCGCCGCCACGTTCATCAGGCGATCGGCCTCCTGGTAGTTCCGCTCCTTCAGCATGACGCGACCGACCATGCCGCTGATCGGCCGCTGAATGCCGCCGCGGTGCGGCGCGGGGGTCTGCCACTGCCGGGCGACGTCGAGCACCTCGGGCGACATCGTACCCTCCAGCGCTCGACAAATACCGTCAAACCGCTGGTAGGCCTGCGGATTCGATTCGCGATAAAACGGAATATCGCACAACACGCGCACGGTATGGGCCGCGCCGTATCGTTCGTACACGTTCTCGCCGAGGCGACGGCGATACGCCTCGTCATTCGGCAGCGCCGCCATGCGCTCACGCGGCGGCGCGATCGATCCGCCCAGATCGCTGATGGACGCCAGCCACGTCCGCGCCATCAGCACCTGCCCCGCCAGCGACGGGTGGACGTGGTCATCCATCAGTTCGTCGCCGATGGCGCCGCCGGGGCTGGCCGCGGCGAACGCGGCGCGCACGTCGCAAAGCGCTGCGCCTCCCTCCTTCGCGGCGTCGAGAATCGACTGTTGCACGGCGCGGGGCGGACGCCACGGCATCGTATCGAGATCCAGCGCTCGCCTGAACTCCGCTGCGGCCTGGTCGTACTGTTTCATGCTGTGCAGCGCGCGACCGAGCAGGTAATGCGCCAGCGCGCTGGTCGGATGGGTGTTCAACACGTCGCGCATTGCGGCGGCGACTGCCTCGGGTGCGGTTCCCGTCGATCGCATGGCGACCAGTTTCGCCGCCAGTTTTTCGGCGGCCTCGGGTGACAGGCTGGTCGCGTCGTCCTCGCCGAGCGGCGCGAGATCGCGCTCGTTGGATGCGAGCGTGCAGACGAGAATCGGCACGCCGCGTGCCTTGCAGAGTCGGATCATGCCGCCGAGGTGCGCGCGAAGATTTCGCGCCGCGTCCTGCCGGACGGGATCCTCAACGGGGATGACGGAGCGCGCCATGACGTGTTCCATCAGCGTCTGGTTGGATTCTTGCGACGGCGCGGTCCAGGCTTCGATGACCTGTGCCACGCCTGTTGCGCGAAACGCGCGCTGCACGCGCATGGCTGCGGTGGATCGACCCGCCGAATGCAGCGACGCCACGCCGTACGCGCCATAAAACTCGTTGTTCCCGCAATAGACGATCACCAGATCGGGCTGGTAGTCGATTGCGTCTTCCAGCATCGCCATCACGGGGAAGCTCGCCACCGCGGTCGTCGCGAGATTGACGACCTCGACCGTTCGGCCCGGCAAGCAGTCGCCCAGCATGGCTTGCAGGAAGGCCCCGGCGCTAAGCGCCATGGGCTGCGGGAACCCTTTCATCGCTGACTCGCCGCACAGGAAGATGCGCACCGTGCCGGCCGGCTTCGGCATGAGCAGGGCGTTTTCAAACATCGAGCCTGCGCGGCCCTTGTTGGCGAAGAAGTACGAGGCCGCTCCGGCTGGATCGGTCACAACGAGCGTGCCGCCGCTGACCGGCCCGATCGTCTTCATCAACGCGGGATAGCCGCCGTAGCCGCAGAGCCGCGTGACGCCTTCGACCGCGCCGAACAGCGCGGCGACCAGTCCCAGGGCGAGGAAGATGAAGAGTCGGCGCTTTCGGCGCGTGATGCGCGGCGTCGATTCGATGGTCGCGGCGTTGGATTCGCGTGGAGACATGGTTCACGGGGATTCTATCGTGGCGTCGCGCGGGGAGGCGAGCGCGCAAAAAAACGGCCCGCGTCGCAGGACACGGGCCGTGGTGAGTGAACTTGATTTCCCAGTCCGAGCCGACGATCAGCGTCGGCGTCGAATCAGAGCCAGCGCGCCCAAGCCGATCAGGGCCATGGTGCTTGGTTCCGGAACCTTGACTTGGTACGTCACCGGGTGGGCGTTCGACGGCTGCCCCCAGTCGCCGACCTGCTGGTTGGGATTCCCGAGCGAATCAATCGCGCCGTCGCCGCTGCCGCCGCCGCTGGTGAAGGCATCAAGGAAGACGATGTCGCCGGCTGACAGACCCATGTTCGACAGCAGCGTCGTGATGGTGACGGTGTTGCCGGACTTGCTGATTGAGATGTCATTGTTCGGCGGGGAGTTGTACGTCGCTTCGGTCAGCGACCAGGAACCGCTGTAGTTGTACAGCTCGGCGCCGTTGCCGCTGTCAACCCACGAGCCGATCCAGTAATCGGCGCCGCTGGTCATGCTGATCGGTCGCACCCAGCCGTTGCCGACCGGGTCGCCACCGGGAACGGTGTCGAGGATGACCATGTATTTGCCCCAGTCGGTGAGATCGACATCGCCCGCCAGCGTGAACTTGAACGAGATGTTCGTGGCGTCGTTGTTCACTTCCAAGCTAAGGATGTCCAGGATGCCGCCGCCGGCACCGGTGAAGACGTCATCGAATGAATCCTGGTAAATCATCGACGCCGAAGCCGGCATCGCCGCGATCGCAAGAACCATTGCCGCAATCAGTTTCTTCATGACTTCTCTCCTTGCCTCATGGGCGCATCTCGCGCTGAAAAAACGACATCTATCTAACCCATGCGACCCGCTTCAGGCCGCTCGGCCCGACCCCCGGATCGCACTTCTTGCCTCTAGTAAAACACTTTACCTGAAGCCGAGGAGGCTTGTCAATGGTTTGGCGGGGGTTGGCGGTAGGGTTTGCGAGAAATTGGATACAGCGGCCTTTGACTCACTCGTGGTAGGTCTATGTGACCGATTCCGAGAATCCCGGCCTTGAACCCACGCAAGCCCGAGCCGGGCTGCGGAGGATTCCGCAGGGGTCAGGGCGTGGGCGGGGAATCTTCATTCGAAGGCACGATGTCTAACCCCTCACCCAACCCTCTCCCCAGTGGGGAGAGGGCTTTATCGACGAAGCGCTCCCCAGCGGGGAGCGGGCTTTATCGACGAAGCGCTCCCCAGCGGGGAGAGGGCTTTATCGACGAAGCACTCCCCAGTGGGGAGAGGGCTTTATCGACGAAGCACTCTCCAGCGGAGAGAGGGCTTTATCGACGAAGCTCTCCCCAGCGGGGAGCGGAAAATTCAGACGGGATCTAATTCAGCAGGCTGGTCACGAACAGGGGCACGTCGTCGAGATCGTTCAGGCCGTCGCAGTTCATGTCGGCCGCCGGACCGAAGTTCGGGTTGAACCCGGTCACGTGGTAAATGAACGGCTGGATATCGCGTCCGTTTCGAGCGCCGTCGTTGTTGACGTCGCCCGCGCCGAGTCCGCTGCCGGTCGTGGCTTGAATTCCTACAAATGTCTTGTGTCGGTATTTGTTCACGCCTCCGGGGAGCGTCTCGATGGCGACGAGGTCGGCTCGGTGATTGCCGCTGCTCAAGGAGCTTTGCCGGAAGGTGAAGGTGTCGAGGTATTGGGTGGCGCGGTTGGACGGCCCCGATGCCAGGGCGATGAAGTCCGTTCCCTCGGGCAGATCGACAAAGACGTACACGGCGTTGGTCGTGAGGTCGTCGGTCTTGACGATCCAGTCGACCGGCAGCGACGTGACGTCGTTCGAGCAGGTCGTGGTTGGCGCGAGCAGCGTGAAGTCGGGATCCTCAACGTCCACGTAGACGACGATTCGGAACTCGGAGAAGAGCGGATCGCCCGTCGTGCGATGGCGATACGCGCGCACGGTGATGTAGTGATAGCCCTCGCCCAGCGCGGCGGCGTCGATGGTCTGGCGATAGGTGCCGCTGCCGCCGGTGAAACGGGGCGAGTTCTGCGTGAGGAAGTTCTCGAAGCCGTAACTGGGGCTGTCGCTGGACGTGTTGCCCGCGTTGAAGTCCGATGACGGATTGCCGCCGTGCATCGAGCCGTTGCCGTTCGTGTCGGTGAAGCCCTGATCGATGCGATACACGGCGAGATCGTCGGTGTTCGGATCGAGCGCGTCGGCCACCGTCGTCTGCAACTGAATGTCAAACGTCGGCGAGGTCACGATCGTGATCGGGCTGATCCGCTGGAGGTGATCGGCCACGCCGGCTGAATCGGGCGGAATCACCTGGGTGGTGGCGTTGGTGATGGAAATCGTGCCCGTCGGAACGGCCGGAGCGTAGATGACATACCCGCGGCCGTGGAAGACGCCGTTGGCGTTTCGATTGCGCGGGACGCGGATGGTGAGTGACCCGCCGGCGCCGACGGTGAGAATTTCCTGAAGATCGTTGTTGGGATCGACCGTGGCGCTGGCGGCGTTGCCGGTCATCTCGTGCAAGCGCGTGCCCTGCGGGAAGGTCGTCGTGACGGTTCGCGAGTCGAAGCCGTTGTCCTCGCGATCATTCAGGCCGACGACGACGTTGTCGACGCTGTTGGGCGTGCGGCGCGTGAAGACCAGCACGTCGCCCTGGGCGCCGCTCGACGTGATCGGCACGAACCAGCCGCGAGCGAATTGATTGCGCAGACGGACAAGATCGGTGATCTGCGAGCTGTTCAGGCCGAGGGCATCGTCGCGGCCGTTTCGCCGGGGGAAGTTGTTGGGCGGCGGTCCGAACTGGTTGGCCATGTGATAGACGATGGCCGGTCCGGTTCGCATGAGGACGTAGGCCTGCGCGATGGAGTCGTTCTCGCCGGTGCTGATGGCGTTGTCGTGGCTGTTGACGTGGTGGACGCCGATGGTGCCGTTGTTGAAGCCGTCGACGTTGTCGACGGAGGAGCTGATGATGGTGTCCCAGGAGCCGGCGCCGTCGTTTTCGACAAGATCGCGGAGCGCGCCGGCTTCGTTCAGGTCGAGGGCGTCGCGATTGCCCTGCTGCCAGCCGACGGCGGGGTAGCCGGTGCCGGGTTCGCCGGGCTTGCGGACCCATTGAGCCATGTTGCTGTTGCTCTCAACGGCCTCGGAGAAGGAGTA from the Planctomycetia bacterium genome contains:
- a CDS encoding tetratricopeptide repeat protein, with product MSPRESNAATIESTPRITRRKRRLFIFLALGLVAALFGAVEGVTRLCGYGGYPALMKTIGPVSGGTLVVTDPAGAASYFFANKGRAGSMFENALLMPKPAGTVRIFLCGESAMKGFPQPMALSAGAFLQAMLGDCLPGRTVEVVNLATTAVASFPVMAMLEDAIDYQPDLVIVYCGNNEFYGAYGVASLHSAGRSTAAMRVQRAFRATGVAQVIEAWTAPSQESNQTLMEHVMARSVIPVEDPVRQDAARNLRAHLGGMIRLCKARGVPILVCTLASNERDLAPLGEDDATSLSPEAAEKLAAKLVAMRSTGTAPEAVAAAMRDVLNTHPTSALAHYLLGRALHSMKQYDQAAAEFRRALDLDTMPWRPPRAVQQSILDAAKEGGAALCDVRAAFAAASPGGAIGDELMDDHVHPSLAGQVLMARTWLASISDLGGSIAPPRERMAALPNDEAYRRRLGENVYERYGAAHTVRVLCDIPFYRESNPQAYQRFDGICRALEGTMSPEVLDVARQWQTPAPHRGGIQRPISGMVGRVMLKERNYQEADRLMNVAARSVPPYSSLNVEYVYFMLAARERLKAQLDDADRATALAAIERGQALARFAPLADLQIHRWIGRLYQLRAEQAKAIPHLEAAMPALSGTDLLALDQALVFAYLQTGQSQKASELVKQRLAGGGPFGEAYRRMLQPSATAP
- a CDS encoding PEP-CTERM sorting domain-containing protein yields the protein MKKLIAAMVLAIAAMPASASMIYQDSFDDVFTGAGGGILDILSLEVNNDATNISFKFTLAGDVDLTDWGKYMVILDTVPGGDPVGNGWVRPISMTSGADYWIGSWVDSGNGAELYNYSGSWSLTEATYNSPPNNDISISKSGNTVTITTLLSNMGLSAGDIVFLDAFTSGGGSGDGAIDSLGNPNQQVGDWGQPSNAHPVTYQVKVPEPSTMALIGLGALALIRRRR